A window from Trinickia violacea encodes these proteins:
- a CDS encoding ABC transporter ATP-binding protein — translation MASISLSAVQKAYAGNSPVIRNVNLEIGANEFCVFLGPSGCGKSTLLRMVAGLEDITSGELRINGTVMNHVHPSQRRVAMVFQNYALYPHMSVYENMAFGLRQAKLDKTTIDAKVRQAAQALQLEKYLERRPAALSGGQRQRVAIGRAIVREPGVFLFDEPLSNLDAALRVQTRTEIARLHREFNSASAIYVTHDQIEAMALADKIVLLHAGADMERHGSVAQIGAPLDLYHRPKSRFVAGFIGSPKMNFLPGTVTAIDSTGVTVRLLTGDVVRAAVDGSRARLDMKVTVGIRPEHLQLDQLGGRRQSINGKVRLVERLGEHSYVHVSLWEQSRSQVIAKLPGDGGVSVAEPIALCASADVCHVFDDQDMALNRLETAVASSCSVRFA, via the coding sequence ATGGCAAGCATTTCTCTTTCAGCGGTTCAGAAAGCCTACGCGGGCAATTCGCCGGTGATTCGCAACGTGAACCTCGAGATCGGTGCAAACGAGTTTTGCGTATTTCTCGGGCCGTCGGGGTGCGGAAAATCCACGCTCTTGCGTATGGTCGCGGGGTTGGAAGACATCACCTCGGGCGAGTTGCGCATCAATGGGACGGTGATGAATCACGTGCATCCGTCGCAGCGCCGCGTCGCGATGGTCTTTCAGAACTATGCGCTGTATCCGCACATGAGCGTGTACGAAAACATGGCGTTCGGATTGCGCCAGGCGAAGCTCGACAAGACAACGATCGACGCGAAAGTTCGTCAGGCCGCGCAGGCGCTGCAATTGGAGAAGTATCTCGAGCGGCGGCCCGCTGCGCTTTCGGGCGGCCAGCGCCAGCGGGTCGCGATCGGACGCGCGATCGTGCGCGAGCCGGGCGTGTTTCTCTTTGACGAGCCGCTGTCGAATCTCGATGCGGCGCTTCGCGTGCAAACCCGTACGGAAATCGCCCGGCTGCACCGGGAGTTCAACAGCGCCAGTGCGATTTACGTGACGCACGACCAGATCGAGGCGATGGCGCTTGCCGACAAGATTGTGCTGCTACATGCCGGCGCCGATATGGAGCGGCACGGAAGCGTGGCACAGATCGGCGCGCCGCTGGATCTGTATCACCGGCCCAAGAGCCGGTTCGTCGCCGGATTCATCGGCTCGCCGAAGATGAATTTTCTGCCGGGCACGGTTACCGCGATTGACTCGACGGGCGTCACCGTCCGACTGCTCACAGGGGATGTCGTGCGGGCGGCGGTCGACGGCAGCAGGGCGCGCCTGGACATGAAGGTGACCGTCGGTATCCGGCCGGAACATCTTCAGCTCGATCAATTGGGCGGCCGGAGGCAATCCATCAACGGCAAGGTCCGGCTTGTCGAGCGGCTTGGCGAGCATAGCTACGTGCACGTGTCGCTGTGGGAGCAGTCGCGCTCGCAAGTGATTGCGAAGCTGCCTGGCGATGGCGGCGTTTCGGTCGCCGAGCCGATCGCACTCTGTGCTTCGGCGGACGTGTGTCACGTTTTCGACGACCAGGACATGGCGCTGAATCGGCTCGAAACCGCGGTTGCGTCGAGCTGTTCCGTTCGTTTTGCCTGA
- a CDS encoding carbohydrate ABC transporter permease, producing MTRSAKLRVGRPFRPGILLLGLLWLAVTTLPFLFVVATSLKTQEETYSESVWALPSHLDFGNYLEVLHGSFFTYLRNSFFVVGVSVTLIVLFSAMAAYVFARVPFRLSKPLFGLVVAGMIVPLHAALVPIYLLIRNIGLYDTNFALIGPYIALSLPVSIFILTEFMRQIPRELEEAAQLDGCGTLKIFWRIYFPLSTPGLATVAIYNGIALWNEFIFAYVLTSTPMHRTLPLAMWDFQGQYTSNIPAMLSVVTLTSLPLILVYAFGQERIIKGMMAGSLKG from the coding sequence GTGACTCGATCCGCAAAGCTTCGCGTTGGCAGGCCGTTTCGTCCCGGCATTTTGCTGCTCGGGCTTCTATGGCTTGCCGTGACCACGCTGCCGTTTCTCTTCGTCGTGGCGACAAGCCTCAAGACTCAGGAAGAGACGTATTCGGAATCCGTGTGGGCGTTGCCGTCCCATCTCGACTTCGGGAACTACCTCGAAGTGCTGCATGGCTCGTTCTTCACCTATCTCAGGAACAGCTTCTTCGTGGTCGGAGTTTCGGTCACGCTGATCGTCCTGTTCAGCGCAATGGCGGCGTACGTGTTCGCTCGGGTTCCGTTCCGCTTGAGCAAGCCGCTGTTCGGTCTCGTGGTAGCCGGCATGATCGTGCCGCTGCATGCGGCGCTGGTGCCTATCTACCTGCTGATTCGCAACATCGGACTTTACGACACGAACTTCGCGCTCATCGGCCCCTATATCGCGCTGAGCCTGCCCGTATCGATCTTCATTCTCACCGAGTTCATGCGCCAGATTCCACGCGAGCTCGAAGAGGCCGCGCAACTCGACGGCTGCGGGACGTTGAAGATCTTCTGGCGGATCTACTTTCCGCTGTCGACGCCGGGTCTTGCGACCGTCGCGATCTATAACGGCATCGCGCTCTGGAACGAGTTCATCTTTGCCTACGTTTTGACTTCGACGCCGATGCATCGAACCCTGCCGTTGGCGATGTGGGACTTCCAGGGGCAGTACACGTCGAACATTCCAGCGATGCTCTCGGTCGTGACGCTGACCTCGCTGCCTTTGATTCTGGTGTACGCATTCGGTCAGGAACGGATCATCAAGGGAATGATGGCCGGGTCTTTGAAAGGCTAG
- a CDS encoding carbohydrate ABC transporter permease, which produces MNIAIPLEWAKPQRMQSRWLVVAILLAPSVVLLSVFLIYPLLSSFQLSTLDWNGLGSTARFVGLENWAHLVHDEIFWKALGNNLLLAVFSILIQLPIALALAVLLDKAGRGSRTLKILYFLPLLMSSVAIGVLFKNVYDPNFGPLNAALHALGLDTMAKDWLGDTRYALASTIAVICWQNIPFYMILFLAGLSSFPAEIAEAACLDGASEWTVFWRIKLPHLQGTIRTGALLAIIGSLRYFDLIFVMTGGGPESSSELMATYMYRTVFSSFQLGYGSTIASAMFIIVALVAAAAMRLTNRYATEA; this is translated from the coding sequence GTGAATATCGCTATTCCGCTCGAGTGGGCAAAGCCCCAACGCATGCAGTCTCGATGGCTCGTCGTCGCGATTCTTCTCGCGCCGTCGGTTGTCTTGCTGTCGGTCTTTCTCATCTACCCGCTGCTGTCGAGCTTCCAGCTGTCGACGCTCGATTGGAACGGCTTGGGCAGCACCGCACGCTTCGTCGGGCTCGAGAATTGGGCACATCTCGTCCACGACGAGATCTTCTGGAAGGCATTGGGCAACAACCTGCTACTTGCCGTCTTCTCGATTCTGATTCAGCTGCCGATCGCGCTGGCGCTCGCCGTCTTGCTCGACAAGGCCGGCCGCGGATCCAGAACGCTGAAGATTCTCTATTTCCTGCCGCTGTTGATGTCCAGCGTCGCAATCGGGGTGCTGTTCAAGAACGTCTACGACCCGAACTTCGGCCCGCTGAACGCCGCTCTGCACGCACTCGGCCTGGACACCATGGCAAAGGACTGGCTCGGCGACACGCGCTATGCGCTGGCGTCGACGATTGCGGTGATCTGCTGGCAGAACATTCCCTTCTACATGATTTTGTTTTTGGCCGGACTCTCTTCGTTTCCGGCGGAGATTGCCGAAGCGGCCTGCCTGGACGGTGCATCGGAATGGACGGTTTTCTGGCGCATCAAGCTTCCCCATCTTCAAGGAACGATACGGACCGGCGCGCTGCTCGCGATCATAGGTTCGCTGCGCTACTTCGACCTGATCTTTGTGATGACGGGCGGCGGGCCCGAGAGTTCGTCCGAGCTGATGGCGACCTATATGTATCGCACCGTATTCAGCTCGTTCCAGCTCGGCTATGGAAGCACGATCGCTTCGGCGATGTTCATCATCGTCGCGTTGGTCGCAGCCGCGGCCATGCGCCTGACTAACCGGTACGCAACGGAGGCCTGA
- a CDS encoding extracellular solute-binding protein has translation MKWFTCRKPASIRGVGALLCAVTAAWTVAGYAQSSKTITEWDHQTDGNGPKVVREAADRFEKENPSYKVEDSHVLNDPYKAKLKVAFGAGQPPCVFDTWGGGPLREYVKAGQVVDLTPYLQKDPAYRDRFLPTSWRAVTYDNKIYGIPTENVSAAVIFYNKDLFKQYNLTPPATWGDLMNVVKTLQSHGVAPFALANKNKWTGSMYYMYLVDRIGGPDVFRKAAERAPGGSFADPAFVQAGQYIQQLVKAGGFAQGYNGLDYDIGASRRLLYSGRAAMELMGGWEASTIQKENPAFYKKLDFFPFPSVAGGKGDPRDVIGTVGDSFTSISTQCTDRDAAFKLIKTLTDDAAMQARVADARIPPVKNIPVNDPFLKRLQALVAQAPSVQLWYDQELPPKLGELHKDTSQALFGLSLSPEAAAQQMEAAAKADAGQ, from the coding sequence ATGAAGTGGTTTACCTGCCGCAAACCGGCGTCAATTCGAGGCGTGGGGGCACTGCTGTGTGCCGTGACGGCGGCGTGGACCGTGGCCGGTTACGCGCAGTCGTCGAAGACAATTACCGAATGGGATCACCAGACCGACGGCAACGGTCCCAAGGTCGTGCGGGAAGCGGCCGATCGCTTCGAAAAAGAGAATCCGAGCTACAAGGTCGAAGATTCGCACGTGCTCAACGACCCGTACAAGGCCAAGCTCAAGGTCGCGTTCGGCGCCGGGCAGCCGCCATGCGTGTTCGATACGTGGGGCGGCGGGCCGCTGCGCGAATACGTGAAGGCGGGGCAGGTCGTCGATCTCACGCCCTACCTGCAGAAGGACCCGGCGTATCGCGACCGGTTCTTGCCGACATCCTGGCGCGCCGTCACCTACGACAACAAGATCTACGGGATTCCGACTGAGAACGTGTCCGCGGCGGTCATCTTCTATAACAAGGACCTGTTCAAGCAATACAACCTCACGCCGCCCGCAACATGGGGCGACCTGATGAACGTCGTCAAGACGCTTCAGTCGCACGGCGTCGCACCATTTGCACTGGCGAACAAGAACAAGTGGACAGGCTCGATGTACTACATGTACCTCGTCGACCGCATCGGCGGGCCGGACGTATTCCGCAAGGCGGCGGAGCGTGCGCCGGGCGGCAGCTTTGCCGATCCTGCGTTCGTACAGGCGGGGCAGTACATTCAGCAGCTCGTGAAGGCCGGTGGGTTCGCGCAGGGCTATAACGGGCTCGATTACGACATCGGCGCTTCGCGGCGTCTGCTGTATTCCGGCCGCGCCGCGATGGAACTGATGGGGGGATGGGAGGCATCGACCATCCAGAAGGAGAACCCCGCCTTCTACAAGAAGCTCGACTTCTTCCCGTTCCCGAGCGTGGCTGGCGGCAAGGGCGATCCCCGCGACGTGATCGGCACCGTCGGCGACAGCTTCACGAGCATCTCGACGCAATGCACGGATCGTGACGCGGCATTCAAGCTCATCAAGACGCTGACCGACGATGCTGCCATGCAGGCGCGTGTCGCGGATGCACGTATTCCGCCCGTCAAGAATATTCCGGTGAACGACCCGTTCCTCAAGCGGCTGCAGGCACTCGTGGCACAAGCGCCCAGCGTGCAGCTTTGGTACGACCAGGAACTGCCTCCGAAACTGGGAGAGTTGCACAAGGATACCTCGCAAGCTCTGTTCGGATTGTCGCTGAGCCCTGAAGCGGCGGCGCAGCAGATGGAAGCGGCCGCCAAGGCCGACGCCGGTCAGTAA
- a CDS encoding LacI family DNA-binding transcriptional regulator, giving the protein MNKQNPTLADVAKIAGVSQMTASRALNDRPGVSRETRDEVLRIAGDIGYVVNRSAQKLSGGRNGIIGIITPMLDNQFASELILGVGRAARAVSYETLVYTIFDEDRDTHRSLINLLQQFADGVVAILPKESAYFDALAASHVPVVLIDQRGSLTTFPSVSVDNYGGARLAVAHLAELGHRRIAFISGDETIEGVRDRRRAYEDTLERLELPRDPALVTTGDLTQVTGFEAASRLLALEEPPTAIFAANDLSAFGAIAAVREAGLRVPDDISVIGFDDIPMAAQVHPALTTVRQPFQQMARAAVNTLLASLDGTEASAARMTLPAELVVRQSTGQVSNARRKSSSRQGKTARGAQRQA; this is encoded by the coding sequence ATGAACAAGCAAAATCCTACCCTCGCGGACGTCGCCAAGATCGCCGGCGTGTCGCAAATGACGGCATCGCGTGCGTTGAACGACCGCCCTGGCGTTTCGCGTGAGACGCGCGACGAAGTGCTGAGGATTGCCGGCGACATCGGCTACGTCGTGAATCGCAGCGCGCAAAAGCTTTCGGGTGGCCGCAACGGCATCATCGGCATCATCACGCCGATGCTCGACAACCAGTTCGCGAGCGAGCTGATCCTCGGCGTCGGCCGGGCCGCTCGCGCGGTGAGCTATGAAACGCTGGTCTACACGATCTTCGACGAGGACCGCGATACCCATCGAAGCCTCATCAACCTGCTTCAGCAGTTCGCGGACGGCGTCGTCGCCATTCTTCCGAAGGAGTCCGCCTATTTCGACGCGCTGGCCGCCTCGCACGTCCCCGTCGTGCTCATCGATCAACGTGGCTCGCTGACGACCTTTCCATCGGTGTCCGTCGACAACTACGGGGGGGCTCGCCTCGCCGTCGCGCATCTGGCGGAGCTCGGGCATCGGCGCATTGCGTTCATATCGGGCGACGAAACCATCGAAGGTGTGAGGGATCGCCGCAGAGCCTACGAGGACACGCTCGAACGGCTTGAGCTGCCGCGCGACCCCGCGCTCGTCACAACGGGCGACCTCACCCAGGTGACCGGCTTCGAAGCCGCCTCCCGCTTGCTTGCCCTGGAGGAACCGCCGACCGCGATCTTCGCCGCGAACGACTTGAGTGCATTCGGCGCCATCGCAGCCGTGCGCGAAGCGGGCTTGCGCGTGCCCGACGACATCTCCGTCATCGGTTTCGACGACATTCCCATGGCAGCACAAGTCCACCCTGCTCTTACGACGGTCCGGCAGCCGTTCCAACAAATGGCACGCGCGGCGGTCAATACACTGCTTGCCAGCCTCGACGGCACCGAAGCATCCGCAGCGCGCATGACGCTCCCCGCCGAACTCGTGGTTCGACAATCGACAGGTCAAGTGTCCAATGCGCGGCGCAAGAGCTCAAGCCGCCAAGGGAAGACCGCG